One window of Vicinamibacterales bacterium genomic DNA carries:
- a CDS encoding protein kinase, which yields MTSLDSRAATAVSADAPRVVNPILKDVSLARAPVTCQKLTASPRGLVFHRAVPLDVPFGAIRLIAACHDHHAPKDAPVLLLFVQGQPRPFLVSALHIAFREFSGVLGETLAVSFRNFLAHLVHSCPGILVDQGTWAVLHGDAAFAPRPLDVLATSLARVLNEADAVASGDSRQGDSRPRDGTDMAPDQASTVPLVWNAGDVILGFYEVTKVHQSGGMGLVYRVRHRGWQTDLAVKAPRPEFFRTETDVATFERECETWINLGLYPHIVSCYYVRRLGGVPRVFAEYVDGGSLQDWISSRRLYADDPHAALLRALDLAIQFAWGLHFAHDQGLIHQDVKPGNVLVTTAGIAKVTDFGLAHARSSVERPGADSPADVSLVATFGGMTPAYCSPEQAAMLAARRAGTPRDALPPLTRRTDIWSWAVSVLEMFTGGVTWMGGQAAAAALEHYLENGPDDSSLPPMPEAVAELLGRCFSLDPTGRPATLLDVVEPLRTAYAHVAGQPYPRRRPEPATMLADGLNNRAVSLLDIGRAADAERLFDEALAADGGHVEASFNRALMRWRGGLATDQAVVAEVAEVAKGANDPRAAADLVGLLHIERHDAESALAAIDSVAGSAPGSSDQSIRQRAESLRPHAARALRVIEPLAAALRAVAVSADGRVVLGGGLDNMVHVWDAVSGSVLRSFFGHQAWVTCLALTADGRLALSGSVDDTVRVWNVATGQCLSTLEGHTDDVSSVAVQAAGRWGVSGAYDHTVRVWEFPTGQCLRLLEGHTNWVSAVALGRDSRTVVSASYDGTLRVWDAPTGGCLHVLQGHQGRVTTVAASADARWAISGGADRSLRLWDVPNGKCVRVLQGHAGEITSVDLSADGRFALSGSADHTVRLWDTSSGRCLRTFQGHVREITAVAVSTDASLAVTASVDCSLRLWNTRGLCHHPLPAPPALSRVTSAEASLEAEARFLALLGNGREALSADRADEALAVARAVRSLPGRNRDGEALGLWTDLSCRCQRVGLSAAWCVRVMSGHTTEVKGLAVTPDGRMVASTGPEGTVRVRELATGRAIRTLEGHTHGVSAIAACPDGHHLASVGGDGRLCLWDLDSGACERVVDGFEPNGQGLAISDDQRWLLRANGPRIGLWEFSTGRQVRSFPAPSGMLMDSVILLPDGELAAASTLDYKTQVFELAGGRKIGSMDNCGPLTASPDGRLLAAVGLDAGVQKVVIWALHSRTQQFLLGGHVGPITATAFAPDSRWLFTASRDGTVRVWDLSTGAAARVLEGFVHPVVALAMAPDGGHLVMGCTDGSVQVWALDWELAVRPRSNWDDAAQPHLEAFLRRHRAPAAELPQGRAPFDEEIALALTRRGAPDWTTGDVDDLMRRLGQSGHGHVRREGVLAKLVALAAGMDAAVPASGSAHPDAARALRKGADRLESDVLPLLATLPTDGGDMYQAGQMIAGLWRALADTLETGMGAGGLPPSVPEIAVTVFGNTSQIGSVLRATGNCPPHVLEHIASVRRLAIELMPAASLPETTVFYSRKIRDAADQLEAAFLSPGQPLPTAPIDMEKVLRQLVGAFREFTECLAGGVDQQGQPASRLTLAHLLAEIVRNSRTDHFRQVIGASFGARLVNIWGTLGNLAELAELMEAQVSATAIAPAVPAAVPQPTPPGQPSAAPAPPAPAAVGIECPKCGATGQQGAECRSCGLLFARYRPGPILKRAADRLRAASRQIARMPPVVNEFATFWDTLPDAIETGVMADGARATPYLVGLLLRDNVDMMEDRLVETLGECPAQLRTLMPEVRRLSRHMMGDPLAPAARAALAETLSGAAAALEAIFKQPERPFPLNDQGMDSGVFLNFFVILLKGFPGQLTGNTEAEVIRGTAEAVQNSCGTMLSNNVLGIVMHSCPSQFVTVFKAVNLTRTAARIISGQ from the coding sequence ATGACTTCACTCGATTCTCGTGCCGCGACCGCGGTTTCCGCCGATGCGCCCCGCGTTGTCAACCCGATTCTCAAAGATGTCTCTCTGGCGCGCGCGCCGGTGACCTGCCAGAAACTGACGGCGTCACCCCGCGGCCTTGTGTTCCACCGCGCCGTTCCCCTCGACGTTCCCTTCGGCGCGATCCGCCTGATCGCCGCGTGTCACGACCATCACGCACCCAAGGACGCGCCGGTGCTGCTGCTCTTCGTCCAAGGGCAGCCCCGCCCATTTCTGGTCTCGGCACTTCACATCGCTTTCCGCGAGTTCTCAGGCGTGCTCGGCGAGACCCTGGCCGTCTCCTTCCGGAACTTCCTGGCACATCTCGTCCACTCGTGCCCGGGAATCCTCGTCGATCAGGGCACGTGGGCTGTTCTGCACGGCGACGCGGCGTTCGCGCCGCGGCCGCTCGATGTCCTCGCGACGAGCCTGGCACGGGTGCTCAATGAGGCCGATGCGGTGGCGTCTGGCGACAGTCGGCAGGGCGACAGTCGGCCGCGCGACGGCACCGACATGGCACCGGACCAGGCGTCCACGGTCCCGCTGGTATGGAACGCCGGCGATGTGATTCTCGGCTTTTACGAGGTGACGAAGGTCCACCAGTCGGGCGGAATGGGCTTGGTCTACCGCGTCCGGCACCGGGGCTGGCAGACCGATCTGGCCGTCAAGGCCCCGCGGCCGGAGTTCTTCCGAACCGAGACCGACGTCGCGACGTTCGAGCGTGAGTGCGAAACCTGGATCAACCTTGGACTCTATCCGCACATCGTGAGCTGCTACTACGTCCGCCGGCTCGGCGGCGTGCCTCGCGTGTTCGCGGAGTACGTGGATGGCGGCAGCCTCCAGGACTGGATCTCGAGCCGGCGCCTGTACGCGGACGATCCGCATGCGGCCCTGCTGCGGGCGCTCGACCTGGCCATCCAGTTCGCCTGGGGCCTGCACTTCGCGCACGATCAGGGACTGATCCATCAGGACGTCAAGCCGGGGAATGTGCTCGTCACCACGGCCGGCATCGCCAAGGTGACGGACTTCGGCCTGGCGCACGCCCGATCGAGCGTCGAGAGGCCTGGCGCCGACTCGCCTGCGGACGTCAGCCTCGTCGCGACCTTCGGCGGCATGACGCCGGCCTATTGCTCGCCGGAACAGGCGGCGATGCTCGCGGCACGCCGCGCCGGCACGCCGCGCGACGCGTTGCCACCGTTGACCAGACGCACCGATATCTGGTCGTGGGCTGTCAGCGTGCTCGAGATGTTCACCGGGGGCGTGACCTGGATGGGCGGCCAGGCAGCGGCGGCCGCGCTCGAGCACTACCTCGAGAACGGTCCGGACGATTCGAGCCTGCCGCCGATGCCGGAGGCGGTGGCGGAACTGCTCGGGCGGTGCTTCTCGCTCGACCCGACCGGCCGGCCAGCCACGTTGCTCGACGTGGTGGAGCCCTTGAGGACCGCCTACGCGCACGTGGCCGGACAGCCGTACCCGAGGCGCCGGCCCGAACCCGCCACGATGCTGGCCGACGGGCTGAACAACCGAGCCGTGTCGTTGCTCGACATCGGCCGGGCCGCTGACGCGGAGCGGCTCTTCGACGAGGCCCTGGCGGCGGATGGGGGACACGTCGAGGCGAGTTTCAACCGCGCACTAATGCGGTGGCGGGGCGGCCTCGCGACCGATCAGGCAGTCGTCGCCGAGGTGGCCGAGGTCGCAAAGGGCGCGAACGATCCGCGCGCCGCCGCCGATCTCGTCGGCCTGCTGCACATCGAGAGGCACGACGCCGAGTCCGCGCTCGCGGCGATAGACAGCGTGGCCGGAAGCGCGCCCGGATCGTCCGACCAGTCGATCCGTCAACGCGCCGAGTCGCTACGCCCTCACGCGGCGCGTGCCCTTCGCGTCATCGAGCCGCTCGCTGCGGCGCTGAGAGCTGTCGCCGTCAGCGCCGACGGCCGGGTCGTCCTCGGAGGCGGCCTCGATAACATGGTCCACGTGTGGGACGCGGTCTCAGGATCGGTGCTCAGGAGCTTCTTCGGCCATCAGGCGTGGGTGACGTGCCTCGCCCTGACTGCGGACGGCCGCCTGGCGTTGTCGGGCAGCGTGGACGACACGGTGCGAGTCTGGAACGTGGCGACCGGCCAGTGCCTGTCTACGCTCGAAGGGCACACGGATGACGTCAGCTCGGTGGCCGTGCAGGCGGCGGGGCGCTGGGGAGTCTCGGGGGCGTACGATCACACGGTCCGGGTATGGGAGTTTCCGACCGGCCAGTGCCTCCGGTTGCTCGAGGGGCACACGAACTGGGTGTCGGCCGTCGCGCTCGGCCGCGACAGTCGGACCGTCGTATCGGCCAGCTACGATGGCACGCTCCGCGTGTGGGACGCACCGACCGGCGGCTGTCTCCACGTCCTTCAGGGTCATCAGGGCCGCGTGACCACGGTCGCGGCGTCCGCGGACGCCCGATGGGCGATATCCGGCGGCGCCGACCGCAGCCTGCGCCTCTGGGACGTGCCCAACGGAAAGTGTGTCCGAGTCCTCCAAGGCCATGCCGGCGAAATCACGTCGGTTGACCTCTCTGCCGACGGCCGTTTCGCACTCAGCGGCAGCGCGGATCACACGGTGCGGCTCTGGGATACGTCCTCCGGTCGCTGCCTGCGGACGTTCCAGGGGCACGTGCGGGAGATCACCGCCGTGGCGGTCAGCACCGACGCATCGCTCGCCGTGACCGCCAGCGTGGACTGCAGCCTCCGGTTGTGGAACACCCGCGGTCTGTGCCACCACCCGCTGCCGGCTCCACCCGCGCTGAGCCGCGTCACATCGGCCGAAGCCTCCCTCGAGGCGGAGGCTCGCTTCCTGGCGCTCCTTGGCAACGGCCGAGAAGCCCTGTCGGCCGACAGGGCCGACGAGGCGCTGGCGGTGGCCCGCGCCGTGCGCTCGCTGCCCGGGCGAAACAGGGACGGTGAGGCACTCGGGCTGTGGACGGATCTCAGCTGTCGCTGCCAACGCGTCGGGCTGAGCGCGGCGTGGTGCGTCCGCGTGATGTCCGGCCATACCACCGAGGTCAAGGGCCTTGCCGTGACGCCGGACGGGCGGATGGTCGCCAGCACCGGACCAGAGGGTACGGTGCGCGTCCGCGAATTGGCCACCGGCCGCGCGATTCGGACGCTCGAAGGGCACACTCACGGCGTGTCAGCCATTGCCGCCTGCCCTGACGGCCACCACCTCGCCTCGGTCGGCGGCGACGGCCGACTTTGCCTGTGGGATCTGGACAGCGGTGCGTGCGAGCGCGTCGTCGACGGCTTCGAGCCGAACGGCCAAGGCCTGGCAATCAGTGACGACCAACGTTGGCTTCTCCGCGCCAACGGGCCCCGGATCGGCTTGTGGGAATTCTCGACCGGGCGACAGGTGCGAAGCTTCCCGGCCCCTTCCGGGATGCTGATGGACAGCGTGATCCTGCTGCCGGACGGCGAACTGGCCGCGGCATCCACGCTCGACTACAAGACGCAAGTGTTCGAGCTGGCGGGTGGCCGGAAGATCGGCAGCATGGACAACTGCGGGCCGCTGACGGCCAGCCCTGACGGGCGGTTGCTTGCCGCCGTCGGTCTGGACGCGGGCGTCCAGAAGGTGGTCATCTGGGCGCTGCATTCTCGCACTCAGCAGTTCCTCCTGGGCGGCCATGTCGGGCCCATCACCGCGACGGCGTTTGCGCCAGACAGCCGCTGGCTGTTCACGGCCAGCCGCGACGGCACGGTGCGCGTGTGGGACCTGTCGACTGGCGCTGCCGCGCGCGTGTTGGAGGGCTTCGTCCATCCGGTCGTAGCGCTCGCGATGGCGCCGGATGGCGGCCATCTCGTGATGGGCTGCACCGACGGCAGCGTGCAGGTGTGGGCGCTCGATTGGGAACTGGCCGTACGCCCGCGGTCGAACTGGGATGACGCGGCGCAGCCACACCTCGAGGCGTTCCTGCGACGCCACCGCGCGCCCGCGGCGGAGTTGCCCCAGGGCAGGGCGCCTTTCGACGAGGAGATCGCGTTGGCGCTGACGCGACGCGGGGCGCCCGACTGGACGACGGGTGATGTCGACGATCTGATGCGCCGGCTCGGACAGTCGGGTCACGGCCACGTCAGACGGGAGGGTGTCCTGGCGAAGCTCGTTGCTCTGGCCGCAGGTATGGACGCGGCGGTGCCGGCGTCAGGCTCCGCTCACCCAGACGCGGCGCGGGCGCTGCGAAAGGGCGCGGACCGGCTGGAATCGGACGTGCTCCCGTTGCTGGCGACGCTTCCCACGGACGGCGGGGACATGTACCAGGCCGGGCAGATGATCGCCGGCCTCTGGCGAGCGCTGGCGGACACCCTGGAAACGGGCATGGGCGCCGGCGGTCTGCCGCCTTCGGTTCCGGAGATCGCCGTGACCGTCTTCGGCAACACCTCGCAGATTGGCTCGGTGCTTCGGGCGACGGGCAACTGCCCGCCGCACGTGCTCGAGCACATCGCGAGCGTGCGACGCCTGGCTATCGAGTTGATGCCGGCCGCCTCCCTGCCGGAGACGACCGTCTTCTACTCCCGGAAGATCCGCGACGCGGCCGACCAGCTCGAAGCCGCGTTCCTCTCGCCCGGACAGCCTCTGCCCACCGCGCCGATCGACATGGAGAAGGTGCTGCGCCAACTCGTTGGTGCATTTCGCGAATTCACCGAATGCCTCGCGGGCGGCGTCGATCAGCAGGGGCAGCCGGCCTCGAGGTTGACGCTCGCGCATCTGCTGGCCGAGATCGTCCGGAACAGCAGGACCGACCATTTCCGCCAGGTCATCGGCGCCTCCTTCGGCGCCAGACTCGTGAACATTTGGGGCACGCTGGGCAACCTCGCGGAACTGGCCGAGTTGATGGAGGCCCAGGTGAGCGCCACCGCGATCGCGCCTGCGGTGCCAGCGGCCGTTCCCCAGCCGACTCCGCCCGGTCAGCCGTCCGCCGCGCCTGCGCCTCCGGCACCGGCTGCCGTTGGGATCGAGTGTCCGAAATGCGGCGCAACGGGCCAGCAGGGCGCGGAGTGCCGAAGTTGCGGACTGCTGTTCGCGCGGTACCGTCCCGGTCCGATCCTGAAGCGAGCGGCCGATCGGCTCCGAGCCGCCAGCCGCCAGATCGCTCGCATGCCGCCCGTGGTCAACGAATTCGCGACGTTCTGGGACACTCTTCCCGATGCAATCGAGACCGGCGTCATGGCGGACGGCGCCCGGGCCACGCCGTACCTCGTCGGCCTTCTCTTGCGCGACAACGTCGACATGATGGAGGACCGGCTCGTCGAGACGCTCGGAGAGTGCCCGGCGCAGCTCCGGACGCTGATGCCAGAGGTCCGCCGGCTGTCGCGCCACATGATGGGAGACCCGCTCGCACCTGCTGCGCGCGCCGCGCTGGCCGAGACGCTGAGCGGAGCGGCGGCGGCGCTCGAAGCGATCTTCAAACAGCCCGAGCGGCCATTCCCGTTGAACGATCAGGGAATGGACTCGGGCGTGTTTCTGAACTTCTTCGTGATCCTCCTCAAGGGGTTCCCTGGCCAACTGACCGGCAATACGGAGGCCGAGGTGATTCGTGGCACGGCCGAGGCCGTGCAGAACAGTTGCGGCACGATGCTATCGAACAATGTGCTCGGCATCGTGATGCACTCCTGCCCGTCGCAGTTCGTGACCGTCTTCAAGGCGGTGAACCTGACGAGGACGGCAGCGCGAATCATTTCTGGCCAATGA
- a CDS encoding alpha/beta hydrolase has protein sequence MKAIGSGPPLVLVPGVQGRWEWMRPAVDALARHFRVITFSLVGERRSGMALDEAVGFDSHVDQLDGILAQAGVERTLLCGVSFGGLIALRYAAVRPERVAGLVLVSTPGPGWKPTERQQAYVHAPRTSVIKFVGGAPGRLWREIHAALPGPAERWRTAAGYLAAILSAPASGVRMARRVQLVANCDLRADAASIAVPTLVVTGEPELDRVVPVAGTREYLGLIPGAVGRTLEHTGHIGLITKPELFAAVLHDFSVSTRSR, from the coding sequence ATGAAGGCGATCGGATCGGGGCCTCCGCTCGTGCTGGTGCCCGGCGTCCAGGGCCGCTGGGAGTGGATGCGGCCGGCTGTGGACGCGCTCGCGCGGCACTTCCGGGTCATCACCTTCTCGCTCGTCGGTGAACGCCGGAGCGGCATGGCGCTGGACGAGGCGGTCGGCTTCGACAGCCACGTCGATCAACTCGATGGAATCCTCGCGCAGGCTGGAGTCGAGCGCACGCTGCTCTGCGGCGTGTCCTTCGGAGGCTTGATCGCCCTGCGCTACGCGGCGGTTCGTCCCGAGCGCGTGGCGGGGCTCGTCCTCGTATCCACACCGGGGCCGGGCTGGAAGCCGACCGAGCGGCAGCAGGCGTACGTCCACGCGCCTCGGACGTCGGTCATCAAGTTCGTCGGGGGCGCGCCTGGACGGTTGTGGCGGGAAATCCACGCGGCGCTTCCCGGACCCGCCGAACGGTGGCGGACCGCTGCCGGATACCTCGCCGCGATCCTGTCCGCGCCCGCTTCCGGGGTTCGAATGGCGAGACGCGTGCAACTGGTCGCGAATTGCGACCTTCGCGCCGACGCCGCGTCGATCGCGGTCCCGACGCTCGTCGTGACCGGGGAACCGGAACTCGACCGCGTGGTTCCTGTGGCCGGCACCCGCGAGTACCTGGGGCTCATCCCCGGCGCGGTGGGCCGCACGCTGGAGCACACCGGCCACATCGGCCTGATTACGAAGCCGGAGCTGTTCGCGGCGGTTCTCCACGACTTTTCCGTCTCAACGCGGAGCCGTTGA
- a CDS encoding alpha/beta fold hydrolase gives MVHHIPGPSGRLEALVDDPSALCTTGTPGASDPLRPPRAVVVIAHPHPLHGGTMHTKIVFQVAKAFCRLGCAVLRFNFRGVGLSDGTFGEGAGEIEDFNAAVDFATARYPGIEAWAAGASFGSWVAMTAGAKDERIKTLIGLALPANLYDFSAAARSPKPKFVIHGEHDAICPLRAVRAMYATAVEPKELVVIEAANHLFDGRLHEVAEAIEDLLAPASS, from the coding sequence ATGGTTCATCACATCCCCGGCCCGAGTGGCCGGCTCGAGGCGCTCGTCGACGATCCGTCGGCGCTCTGCACCACCGGCACGCCCGGCGCGAGCGATCCGTTGCGGCCCCCTCGCGCAGTGGTGGTCATCGCGCACCCGCATCCGCTTCACGGCGGCACGATGCACACAAAGATCGTCTTCCAGGTGGCCAAGGCGTTCTGTCGGCTCGGATGCGCGGTGCTACGGTTCAATTTCCGCGGTGTCGGACTGAGCGATGGCACGTTTGGGGAAGGCGCCGGCGAGATCGAGGACTTCAACGCAGCCGTTGATTTCGCGACCGCGCGATACCCGGGAATCGAAGCCTGGGCCGCCGGAGCGTCGTTCGGATCGTGGGTGGCGATGACCGCCGGCGCCAAAGACGAACGCATCAAGACGCTGATCGGCCTCGCGCTGCCGGCGAACCTCTACGACTTTTCAGCCGCCGCGCGGTCACCCAAGCCCAAGTTCGTGATCCACGGCGAGCACGACGCGATCTGCCCGCTTCGAGCGGTGCGCGCGATGTACGCGACGGCCGTCGAACCGAAGGAACTCGTCGTGATCGAAGCAGCCAATCATCTGTTCGACGGACGCCTGCACGAAGTCGCGGAAGCGATCGAAGACCTGCTGGCGCCCGCATCGTCCTGA
- a CDS encoding ATP-dependent Clp protease ATP-binding subunit, with the protein MWQSEGRSTDSGRLFTGHRSRRTREVFAEAEAVGGCAMDAANLLKPALARRAIRVIGATTTTEYRRYIEKDGALERRFQPVWVEEPSRDQAVAILEALKPGFEAHHRVTISTDAIGRAVDLSIRYLPDMRLPDKAIDILDQACSRVMLPTARFGPGAARDDRHGGATVGLEEVASVIAERCRVPLDRLSLSEGERLLQMEDLFLGPTGTGKTELAKALAQFLFEEEDRLIRIDMSEYAEESPSLKLIGAPPGYVGHEEGGQLTDAVRTHPYSVVLFDEIEKTHPKVFDLFLQIFDDGRLTDSRGRHVAFGETVIILTSNLGAGRDAPPEGISIGIVSQPGPPPRPARATAVDEQWAEYERRYRGAVAAALRPELINRIQRIVCFRPLGPETVRRIIGKILDGVSAQLADRQVTLSLSPDAFDVLMERGFDPAMGARQMERTIDRLIVQPLGRSILAGRCPPGTVVMVHARDGAIALVHQGGAPGLIGQK; encoded by the coding sequence TTGTGGCAATCAGAGGGCCGCTCGACGGACAGCGGCCGGCTCTTCACCGGCCACCGCAGCCGGCGCACGCGCGAGGTCTTCGCGGAAGCGGAAGCCGTCGGCGGCTGCGCCATGGACGCGGCGAACCTGCTCAAGCCGGCGCTGGCCCGCCGCGCCATCCGCGTGATCGGGGCGACCACGACGACAGAGTACCGGCGCTACATCGAGAAGGACGGCGCGCTCGAGCGGCGGTTCCAACCGGTCTGGGTCGAGGAGCCATCGCGCGACCAGGCCGTCGCGATCCTCGAGGCCCTCAAGCCAGGGTTCGAGGCGCATCACCGCGTGACGATCTCGACGGATGCCATCGGACGGGCAGTCGATCTCTCCATTCGATACCTGCCCGACATGCGGTTGCCCGACAAGGCCATCGACATCCTCGATCAGGCATGTTCACGCGTGATGCTTCCGACGGCCAGGTTCGGGCCGGGTGCGGCCCGTGACGACCGGCACGGCGGCGCCACGGTCGGCCTCGAGGAGGTGGCGTCGGTGATTGCGGAGCGATGCCGCGTGCCGCTCGATCGGCTCTCGCTCTCCGAAGGCGAACGCCTGCTCCAGATGGAGGACCTCTTCCTCGGTCCGACCGGCACCGGTAAGACGGAACTCGCCAAGGCGCTCGCGCAGTTCCTGTTCGAGGAAGAGGACCGGCTGATCCGGATCGACATGTCGGAATACGCGGAAGAATCGCCCAGCCTGAAACTGATCGGCGCGCCGCCCGGCTACGTCGGCCACGAAGAGGGCGGGCAGTTGACCGATGCGGTCCGGACGCACCCGTATTCGGTCGTCCTGTTCGACGAGATCGAGAAAACGCACCCGAAGGTGTTCGACCTCTTCCTCCAGATCTTCGACGATGGGCGCCTGACCGACAGTCGCGGCCGGCACGTGGCGTTCGGCGAGACGGTGATCATCCTCACGTCGAACCTCGGCGCCGGGCGGGACGCGCCTCCCGAGGGGATCTCCATCGGGATCGTCTCCCAGCCGGGTCCGCCGCCGCGACCTGCGCGCGCGACGGCTGTCGACGAGCAGTGGGCCGAGTACGAGCGCCGTTACCGCGGAGCCGTGGCGGCTGCGCTCCGGCCCGAACTGATCAATCGGATTCAGCGGATCGTGTGCTTCAGGCCGCTCGGACCAGAGACCGTGCGGCGCATCATCGGGAAGATTCTCGATGGCGTGTCAGCACAACTGGCCGATCGCCAGGTGACGCTGTCGCTTTCGCCCGACGCGTTCGACGTGCTGATGGAGCGAGGGTTCGACCCGGCCATGGGCGCCCGCCAGATGGAGCGAACGATCGACCGGCTGATCGTCCAGCCTCTCGGGCGCAGCATCCTGGCGGGGCGCTGCCCGCCGGGGACGGTCGTCATGGTGCACGCGCGCGACGGGGCGATCGCCCTGGTGCACCAGGGCGGCGCCCCCGGACTCATTGGCCAGAAATGA